A part of Salmo trutta chromosome 15, fSalTru1.1, whole genome shotgun sequence genomic DNA contains:
- the LOC115149277 gene encoding exportin-7 isoform X2, which translates to MGVREEHEWSKMADHVQSLAQLEILCKQLYETTETGVRLQAEKALVEFTNSPDCLSKCQLLLERGSSSYSQLLAATCLSKLVSRTSNPLPLEQRIDIRNYVLNYLATRPKLAEFVTQALIQLYSRITKLGWFDCQKDDYVFRNVIADVTRFLQDSVEHCIIGVTILSQLTNEINQADTSHPLTKHRKIASSFRDSSLFDIFTLSCNLLKQASGKNLNLNDESQHGLLMQLLKLSHNCLNYDFIGTSTDESSDDLCTVQIPTSWRSAFLDSSTLQLFFDLYHSIPPSLSPLVLSCLVQIASVRRSLFNNAERAKFLSHLVDGVKRILENPQSLSDPNNYHEFCRLLARLKSNYQLGELVKVENYPEVIRLIANFTVTSLQHWEFAPNSVHYLLSLWQRLAASVPYVKATEPHLLETYTPEVTKAYITSRLESVCIILRDGLEDPLDDAGLVQQQLDQLSTIGRCEYEKTCALLVQLFDQSAQTYQELLQSTNSSTIDITVQEGRLTWLVYIIGAVIGGRVSFASTDEQDAMDGELVCRVLQLMNLTDSRLAQAGNERLELAMLSFFEQFRKIYIGDQVQKSSKLYRRLSEVLGLNDETMVLSVFIGKIITNLKYWGQCEPITSKTLQLLNDLSIGYSSVRKLVKLSAVQFMLNNHTSEHFSFLGVNNQSNLSDMRCRTTFYTALGRLLMVDLGEDEDQFEQFMLPLTAAFEAVAQMFSTNTFNEQEAKRTLVGLVRDLRGIAFAFNAKTSFMMLFDWIYPAYMPILQRAIELWYHVPACTTPVLKLMAELVHNSQTAALQGERKEPTSWVSSFSQRSQRLQFDVSSPNGILLFRETSKMITTYGNRILTIGEVPKDQMYSVKLKGVSVCFSMLKAVLSGNYVNFGVFRLYGDDALDNALQTFIKLLLSIPHSDLLDYPKLSQSFYSLLEVLTQDHMNFIASLEPHVVMYILSSISEGLTALDTMVCTGCCSSLDHIATYLFKQLSRSTKKRPVAMATDERFLHIMQQHPEMIQQMLSTVLNIIIFEDCRNQWSMSRPLLGLILLNEKVQYFADLRNSIVNSQPPEKQQAMHLCFENLMEGIERNLLTKNRDRFTQNLSVFRREVNDSMKNSSYGVNTNDMMS; encoded by the exons ATGGGAGTGAGAGAGGAGCATGAATGGAGCAAAATGGCGGATCATGTGCAG agCCTAGCCCAGCTAGAGATCCTGTGTAAGCAGCTGTACGAGACAACAGAGACTGGGGTGAGGTTGCAGGCAGAGAAAGCTCTGGTGGAGTTCACTAACAGCCCCGACTGTCTCAGCAAGTGTCAGCTACTACTGGAGAGAGGCAGC tcgtCCTACTCTCAACTTCTTGCAGCTACCTGTCTGTCTAAACTGGTTTCGCGCACCAGCAACCCTCTTCCCTTGGAGCAGCGCATCGACATCC ggAACTATGTTCTGAATTATCTGGCAACGCGGCCGAAGTTGGCAGAGTTTGTTACCCAGGCTCTGATCCAGCTGTACTCCAG gattaCCAAGCTTGGCTGGTTCGACTGTCAGAAAGACGACTATGTCTTCAGAAACGTCATCGCAGATGTCACACGCTTCCTACAG GACAGTGTAGAACATTGCATCATAGGAGTCACCATCCTATCCCAACTGACCAATGAGATCAACCAG GCAGATACCAGCCATCCTCTGACCAAACACAGGAAGATTGCATCATCGTTCAGAGACTCGTCCCTCTTCGACATATTCACCCTGTCCTGCAATCTCctcaaacag GCGTCGGGTAAGAACCTCAACCTGAATGATGAGAGTCAGCATGGTCTACTGATGCAGCTACTGAAGCTCAGTCACAACTGTCTGAACTATGACTTCATCGGAACTTCCACAGACGAGTCCTCTGATGACCTCTGCACTGTTCAGATCCCCACTTCCTGGAGATCAG cgTTTTTGGATTCCTCCACACTCCAGCTCTTTTTTGATTTGTAtcattccatccctccctccctctccccgttG gtgttgtCGTGTCTAGTCCAGATAGCATCAGTGAGGAGGTCTCTGTTCAACAACGCAGAGCGAGCCAAGTTCCTCTCTCACCTGGTGGATGGAGTCAAGAGGATACTAGAGAAcccacag AGCCTCTCAGACCCTAACAACTACCATGAGTTTTGTCGTCTGTTGGCGCGACTGAAAAGTAACTACCAGCTGGGAGAGCTGGTCAAAGTAGAAAACTACCCAGAAGTCATCAGGCTTATAGCCAACTTCACTGTCACCAGTCTACAG CACTGGGAGTTTGCCCCTAACTCTGTCCACTACCTGTTGAGCCTGTGGCAGCGCCTGGCAGCGTCTGTCCCTTACGTTAAAGCCACCGAGCCTCACCTGCTAGAGACATACACACCTGAAGTCACCAAGGCCTACATCACCTCACGCCTCGAGTCTGTCTGCATCATactcag GGATGGGTTAGAGGACCCTCTAGATGACGCAGGGTTAGTCCAGCAGCAGTTAGACCAGCTCTCCACCATCGGTCGCTGTGAATACGAGAAGACCTGTGCCCTATTGGTCCAGCTCTTCGACCAATCAGCACAGACTTACCAGGAACTACTGCAGTCTACCAACTCTAGTACCATCGACATCACTGTCCAGGAGG GGAGGTTAACATGGTTGGTGTATATAATTGGGGCGGTCATTGGAGGAAGAGTGTCCTTCGCCTCTACAGATGAACAAGACGCCATGGACGGAGAACTAGTCTGTCG ggTGCTCCAGTTGATGAACCTAACAGACTCGCGGCTGGCCCAGGCGGGTAACGAGCGGTTGGAGTTGGCCATGCTCAGCTTCTTTGAACAGTTCAGGAAAATCTACATCGGCGACCAGGTGCAAAAGTCCTCCAAG ctgTACCGGCGGCTGTCAGAGGTTCTGGGGCTGAATGATGAGACCATGGTACTCAGCGTCTTCATTGGAAAAAT CATCACCAATCTGAAGTACTGGGGCCAGTGTGAACCAATCACTTCCAAGACACTTCAGTTACTCAATGACCTCTCCATAGG gtacagcAGTGTGAGGAAGTTGGTGAAACTCAGCGCTGTTCAGTTCATGCTGAACAACCACACA AGCGAGCACTTCTCCTTCCTGGGCGTGAACAACCAATCAAACCTCAGCGACATGAGGTGTCGCACCACGTTCTACACCGCACTGGGACGCCTGCTGATGGTCGACctag gtgaggaTGAGGACCAGTTTGAACAATTCATGCTTCCCCTAACGGCGGCGTTTGAAGCAGTGGCTCAGATGTTCAGCACCAACACATTCAACGAGCAGGAGGCGAAGAGGACGTTGGTAGGACTGGTCAGAGACCTGAGAGGTATCGCTTTTGCCTTCAACGCCAAGACCAGCTTTATGATGCTCTTCGACTGGAT CTACCCAGCCTACATGCCCATCCTGCAGAGAGCTATAGAGCTCTGGTACCACGTACCAGCATGCACCACTCCTGTCCTAAAGCTCATGGCCGAGCTAGTCCACAACAG CCAGACAGCTGCTCTGCAAGGGGAGAGGAAAGAGCCAACAAGCTGGGTGTCATCTTTCAGTCAACG GTCACAGAGGTTACAATTTGATGTGTCATCACCCAACGGAATCCTGCTTTTCAGAGAAACCAGCAAGATGATCACCACCTATG gTAACCGTATCCTGACCATTGGGGAGGTGCCTAAGGACCAGATGTACAGTGTGAAGCTGaagggtgtcagtgtgtgtttctcCATGCTCAAGGCTGTGCTCTCTGGGAACTATGTCAACTTCGGGGTGTTCCGTCTCTATGGAGATGACGCACTGGACAACGCACTACAGACCTTCATCAAACTGCTGCTGTCCATACCACACAGTGACctgctg GACTATCCCAAGTTGAGCCAGTCGTTCTACAGTCTGTTGGAGGTGTTGACTCAGGATCACATGAACTTTATTGCTTCTCTAGAACCGCATGTCGTCATGTACATACTGTCATCTATCTCCGAGGGACTCACTGCACTGG ATACTATGGTGTGTACTGGGTGTTGTTCCAGTCTGGACCATATCGCCACCTACCTGTTCAAACAG CTGTCTCGCTCCACTAAGAAACGGCctgttgccatggcaacagaCGAACGCTTCCTACACATCATGCAGCAACACCCAGAGATGatccaacag ATGCTGTCCACAGTGTTGAACATCATAATCTTTGAGGACTGCAGGAACCAGTGGTCCATGTCCAGACCTCTACTGGGCCTCATCCTGCTCAACGAGAAGGTACAG tattttGCAGACCTGAGGAACAGCATTGTGAACAGCCAGCCTCCAGAAAAGCAGCAGGCCATGCATCTCTGCTTTGAGAACCTGATGGAGGGGATAGAACGCAACCTGCTAACCAAGAACAGAGACAG GTTCACCCAGAACCTCTCGGTGTTCCGGAGGGAGGTGAACGACAGCATGAAAAACTCTTCATACGGAGTCAACACCAATGACATGATGAGCTGA
- the LOC115149277 gene encoding exportin-7 isoform X1 — translation MGVREEHEWSKMADHVQSLAQLEILCKQLYETTETGVRLQAEKALVEFTNSPDCLSKCQLLLERGSSSYSQLLAATCLSKLVSRTSNPLPLEQRIDIRNYVLNYLATRPKLAEFVTQALIQLYSRITKLGWFDCQKDDYVFRNVIADVTRFLQQDSVEHCIIGVTILSQLTNEINQADTSHPLTKHRKIASSFRDSSLFDIFTLSCNLLKQASGKNLNLNDESQHGLLMQLLKLSHNCLNYDFIGTSTDESSDDLCTVQIPTSWRSAFLDSSTLQLFFDLYHSIPPSLSPLVLSCLVQIASVRRSLFNNAERAKFLSHLVDGVKRILENPQSLSDPNNYHEFCRLLARLKSNYQLGELVKVENYPEVIRLIANFTVTSLQHWEFAPNSVHYLLSLWQRLAASVPYVKATEPHLLETYTPEVTKAYITSRLESVCIILRDGLEDPLDDAGLVQQQLDQLSTIGRCEYEKTCALLVQLFDQSAQTYQELLQSTNSSTIDITVQEGRLTWLVYIIGAVIGGRVSFASTDEQDAMDGELVCRVLQLMNLTDSRLAQAGNERLELAMLSFFEQFRKIYIGDQVQKSSKLYRRLSEVLGLNDETMVLSVFIGKIITNLKYWGQCEPITSKTLQLLNDLSIGYSSVRKLVKLSAVQFMLNNHTSEHFSFLGVNNQSNLSDMRCRTTFYTALGRLLMVDLGEDEDQFEQFMLPLTAAFEAVAQMFSTNTFNEQEAKRTLVGLVRDLRGIAFAFNAKTSFMMLFDWIYPAYMPILQRAIELWYHVPACTTPVLKLMAELVHNSQTAALQGERKEPTSWVSSFSQRSQRLQFDVSSPNGILLFRETSKMITTYGNRILTIGEVPKDQMYSVKLKGVSVCFSMLKAVLSGNYVNFGVFRLYGDDALDNALQTFIKLLLSIPHSDLLDYPKLSQSFYSLLEVLTQDHMNFIASLEPHVVMYILSSISEGLTALDTMVCTGCCSSLDHIATYLFKQLSRSTKKRPVAMATDERFLHIMQQHPEMIQQMLSTVLNIIIFEDCRNQWSMSRPLLGLILLNEKVQYFADLRNSIVNSQPPEKQQAMHLCFENLMEGIERNLLTKNRDRFTQNLSVFRREVNDSMKNSSYGVNTNDMMS, via the exons ATGGGAGTGAGAGAGGAGCATGAATGGAGCAAAATGGCGGATCATGTGCAG agCCTAGCCCAGCTAGAGATCCTGTGTAAGCAGCTGTACGAGACAACAGAGACTGGGGTGAGGTTGCAGGCAGAGAAAGCTCTGGTGGAGTTCACTAACAGCCCCGACTGTCTCAGCAAGTGTCAGCTACTACTGGAGAGAGGCAGC tcgtCCTACTCTCAACTTCTTGCAGCTACCTGTCTGTCTAAACTGGTTTCGCGCACCAGCAACCCTCTTCCCTTGGAGCAGCGCATCGACATCC ggAACTATGTTCTGAATTATCTGGCAACGCGGCCGAAGTTGGCAGAGTTTGTTACCCAGGCTCTGATCCAGCTGTACTCCAG gattaCCAAGCTTGGCTGGTTCGACTGTCAGAAAGACGACTATGTCTTCAGAAACGTCATCGCAGATGTCACACGCTTCCTACAG CAGGACAGTGTAGAACATTGCATCATAGGAGTCACCATCCTATCCCAACTGACCAATGAGATCAACCAG GCAGATACCAGCCATCCTCTGACCAAACACAGGAAGATTGCATCATCGTTCAGAGACTCGTCCCTCTTCGACATATTCACCCTGTCCTGCAATCTCctcaaacag GCGTCGGGTAAGAACCTCAACCTGAATGATGAGAGTCAGCATGGTCTACTGATGCAGCTACTGAAGCTCAGTCACAACTGTCTGAACTATGACTTCATCGGAACTTCCACAGACGAGTCCTCTGATGACCTCTGCACTGTTCAGATCCCCACTTCCTGGAGATCAG cgTTTTTGGATTCCTCCACACTCCAGCTCTTTTTTGATTTGTAtcattccatccctccctccctctccccgttG gtgttgtCGTGTCTAGTCCAGATAGCATCAGTGAGGAGGTCTCTGTTCAACAACGCAGAGCGAGCCAAGTTCCTCTCTCACCTGGTGGATGGAGTCAAGAGGATACTAGAGAAcccacag AGCCTCTCAGACCCTAACAACTACCATGAGTTTTGTCGTCTGTTGGCGCGACTGAAAAGTAACTACCAGCTGGGAGAGCTGGTCAAAGTAGAAAACTACCCAGAAGTCATCAGGCTTATAGCCAACTTCACTGTCACCAGTCTACAG CACTGGGAGTTTGCCCCTAACTCTGTCCACTACCTGTTGAGCCTGTGGCAGCGCCTGGCAGCGTCTGTCCCTTACGTTAAAGCCACCGAGCCTCACCTGCTAGAGACATACACACCTGAAGTCACCAAGGCCTACATCACCTCACGCCTCGAGTCTGTCTGCATCATactcag GGATGGGTTAGAGGACCCTCTAGATGACGCAGGGTTAGTCCAGCAGCAGTTAGACCAGCTCTCCACCATCGGTCGCTGTGAATACGAGAAGACCTGTGCCCTATTGGTCCAGCTCTTCGACCAATCAGCACAGACTTACCAGGAACTACTGCAGTCTACCAACTCTAGTACCATCGACATCACTGTCCAGGAGG GGAGGTTAACATGGTTGGTGTATATAATTGGGGCGGTCATTGGAGGAAGAGTGTCCTTCGCCTCTACAGATGAACAAGACGCCATGGACGGAGAACTAGTCTGTCG ggTGCTCCAGTTGATGAACCTAACAGACTCGCGGCTGGCCCAGGCGGGTAACGAGCGGTTGGAGTTGGCCATGCTCAGCTTCTTTGAACAGTTCAGGAAAATCTACATCGGCGACCAGGTGCAAAAGTCCTCCAAG ctgTACCGGCGGCTGTCAGAGGTTCTGGGGCTGAATGATGAGACCATGGTACTCAGCGTCTTCATTGGAAAAAT CATCACCAATCTGAAGTACTGGGGCCAGTGTGAACCAATCACTTCCAAGACACTTCAGTTACTCAATGACCTCTCCATAGG gtacagcAGTGTGAGGAAGTTGGTGAAACTCAGCGCTGTTCAGTTCATGCTGAACAACCACACA AGCGAGCACTTCTCCTTCCTGGGCGTGAACAACCAATCAAACCTCAGCGACATGAGGTGTCGCACCACGTTCTACACCGCACTGGGACGCCTGCTGATGGTCGACctag gtgaggaTGAGGACCAGTTTGAACAATTCATGCTTCCCCTAACGGCGGCGTTTGAAGCAGTGGCTCAGATGTTCAGCACCAACACATTCAACGAGCAGGAGGCGAAGAGGACGTTGGTAGGACTGGTCAGAGACCTGAGAGGTATCGCTTTTGCCTTCAACGCCAAGACCAGCTTTATGATGCTCTTCGACTGGAT CTACCCAGCCTACATGCCCATCCTGCAGAGAGCTATAGAGCTCTGGTACCACGTACCAGCATGCACCACTCCTGTCCTAAAGCTCATGGCCGAGCTAGTCCACAACAG CCAGACAGCTGCTCTGCAAGGGGAGAGGAAAGAGCCAACAAGCTGGGTGTCATCTTTCAGTCAACG GTCACAGAGGTTACAATTTGATGTGTCATCACCCAACGGAATCCTGCTTTTCAGAGAAACCAGCAAGATGATCACCACCTATG gTAACCGTATCCTGACCATTGGGGAGGTGCCTAAGGACCAGATGTACAGTGTGAAGCTGaagggtgtcagtgtgtgtttctcCATGCTCAAGGCTGTGCTCTCTGGGAACTATGTCAACTTCGGGGTGTTCCGTCTCTATGGAGATGACGCACTGGACAACGCACTACAGACCTTCATCAAACTGCTGCTGTCCATACCACACAGTGACctgctg GACTATCCCAAGTTGAGCCAGTCGTTCTACAGTCTGTTGGAGGTGTTGACTCAGGATCACATGAACTTTATTGCTTCTCTAGAACCGCATGTCGTCATGTACATACTGTCATCTATCTCCGAGGGACTCACTGCACTGG ATACTATGGTGTGTACTGGGTGTTGTTCCAGTCTGGACCATATCGCCACCTACCTGTTCAAACAG CTGTCTCGCTCCACTAAGAAACGGCctgttgccatggcaacagaCGAACGCTTCCTACACATCATGCAGCAACACCCAGAGATGatccaacag ATGCTGTCCACAGTGTTGAACATCATAATCTTTGAGGACTGCAGGAACCAGTGGTCCATGTCCAGACCTCTACTGGGCCTCATCCTGCTCAACGAGAAGGTACAG tattttGCAGACCTGAGGAACAGCATTGTGAACAGCCAGCCTCCAGAAAAGCAGCAGGCCATGCATCTCTGCTTTGAGAACCTGATGGAGGGGATAGAACGCAACCTGCTAACCAAGAACAGAGACAG GTTCACCCAGAACCTCTCGGTGTTCCGGAGGGAGGTGAACGACAGCATGAAAAACTCTTCATACGGAGTCAACACCAATGACATGATGAGCTGA
- the LOC115149277 gene encoding exportin-7 isoform X3, with protein MGVREEHEWSKMADHVQSLAQLEILCKQLYETTETGVRLQAEKALVEFTNSPDCLSKCQLLLERGSSSYSQLLAATCLSKLVSRTSNPLPLEQRIDIRNYVLNYLATRPKLAEFVTQALIQLYSRITKLGWFDCQKDDYVFRNVIADVTRFLQQDSVEHCIIGVTILSQLTNEINQADTSHPLTKHRKIASSFRDSSLFDIFTLSCNLLKQASGKNLNLNDESQHGLLMQLLKLSHNCLNYDFIGTSTDESSDDLCTVQIPTSWRSAFLDSSTLQLFFDLYHSIPPSLSPLVLSCLVQIASVRRSLFNNAERAKFLSHLVDGVKRILENPQSLSDPNNYHEFCRLLARLKSNYQLGELVKVENYPEVIRLIANFTVTSLQHWEFAPNSVHYLLSLWQRLAASVPYVKATEPHLLETYTPEVTKAYITSRLESVCIILRDGLEDPLDDAGLVQQQLDQLSTIGRCEYEKTCALLVQLFDQSAQTYQELLQSTNSSTIDITVQEGRLTWLVYIIGAVIGGRVSFASTDEQDAMDGELVCRVLQLMNLTDSRLAQAGNERLELAMLSFFEQFRKIYIGDQVQKSSKLYRRLSEVLGLNDETMVLSVFIGKIITNLKYWGQCEPITSKTLQLLNDLSIGYSSVRKLVKLSAVQFMLNNHTSEHFSFLGVNNQSNLSDMRCRTTFYTALGRLLMVDLGEDEDQFEQFMLPLTAAFEAVAQMFSTNTFNEQEAKRTLVGLVRDLRGIAFAFNAKTSFMMLFDWIYPAYMPILQRAIELWYHVPACTTPVLKLMAELVHNSQTAALQGERKEPTSWVSSFSQRSQRLQFDVSSPNGILLFRETSKMITTYGNRILTIGEVPKDQMYSVKLKGVSVCFSMLKAVLSGNYVNFGVFRLYGDDALDNALQTFIKLLLSIPHSDLLDYPKLSQSFYSLLEVLTQDHMNFIASLEPHVVMYILSSISEGLTALDTMVCTGCCSSLDHIATYLFKQLSRSTKKRPVAMATDERFLHIMQQHPEMIQQMLSTVLNIIIFEDCRNQWSMSRPLLGLILLNEKYFADLRNSIVNSQPPEKQQAMHLCFENLMEGIERNLLTKNRDRFTQNLSVFRREVNDSMKNSSYGVNTNDMMS; from the exons ATGGGAGTGAGAGAGGAGCATGAATGGAGCAAAATGGCGGATCATGTGCAG agCCTAGCCCAGCTAGAGATCCTGTGTAAGCAGCTGTACGAGACAACAGAGACTGGGGTGAGGTTGCAGGCAGAGAAAGCTCTGGTGGAGTTCACTAACAGCCCCGACTGTCTCAGCAAGTGTCAGCTACTACTGGAGAGAGGCAGC tcgtCCTACTCTCAACTTCTTGCAGCTACCTGTCTGTCTAAACTGGTTTCGCGCACCAGCAACCCTCTTCCCTTGGAGCAGCGCATCGACATCC ggAACTATGTTCTGAATTATCTGGCAACGCGGCCGAAGTTGGCAGAGTTTGTTACCCAGGCTCTGATCCAGCTGTACTCCAG gattaCCAAGCTTGGCTGGTTCGACTGTCAGAAAGACGACTATGTCTTCAGAAACGTCATCGCAGATGTCACACGCTTCCTACAG CAGGACAGTGTAGAACATTGCATCATAGGAGTCACCATCCTATCCCAACTGACCAATGAGATCAACCAG GCAGATACCAGCCATCCTCTGACCAAACACAGGAAGATTGCATCATCGTTCAGAGACTCGTCCCTCTTCGACATATTCACCCTGTCCTGCAATCTCctcaaacag GCGTCGGGTAAGAACCTCAACCTGAATGATGAGAGTCAGCATGGTCTACTGATGCAGCTACTGAAGCTCAGTCACAACTGTCTGAACTATGACTTCATCGGAACTTCCACAGACGAGTCCTCTGATGACCTCTGCACTGTTCAGATCCCCACTTCCTGGAGATCAG cgTTTTTGGATTCCTCCACACTCCAGCTCTTTTTTGATTTGTAtcattccatccctccctccctctccccgttG gtgttgtCGTGTCTAGTCCAGATAGCATCAGTGAGGAGGTCTCTGTTCAACAACGCAGAGCGAGCCAAGTTCCTCTCTCACCTGGTGGATGGAGTCAAGAGGATACTAGAGAAcccacag AGCCTCTCAGACCCTAACAACTACCATGAGTTTTGTCGTCTGTTGGCGCGACTGAAAAGTAACTACCAGCTGGGAGAGCTGGTCAAAGTAGAAAACTACCCAGAAGTCATCAGGCTTATAGCCAACTTCACTGTCACCAGTCTACAG CACTGGGAGTTTGCCCCTAACTCTGTCCACTACCTGTTGAGCCTGTGGCAGCGCCTGGCAGCGTCTGTCCCTTACGTTAAAGCCACCGAGCCTCACCTGCTAGAGACATACACACCTGAAGTCACCAAGGCCTACATCACCTCACGCCTCGAGTCTGTCTGCATCATactcag GGATGGGTTAGAGGACCCTCTAGATGACGCAGGGTTAGTCCAGCAGCAGTTAGACCAGCTCTCCACCATCGGTCGCTGTGAATACGAGAAGACCTGTGCCCTATTGGTCCAGCTCTTCGACCAATCAGCACAGACTTACCAGGAACTACTGCAGTCTACCAACTCTAGTACCATCGACATCACTGTCCAGGAGG GGAGGTTAACATGGTTGGTGTATATAATTGGGGCGGTCATTGGAGGAAGAGTGTCCTTCGCCTCTACAGATGAACAAGACGCCATGGACGGAGAACTAGTCTGTCG ggTGCTCCAGTTGATGAACCTAACAGACTCGCGGCTGGCCCAGGCGGGTAACGAGCGGTTGGAGTTGGCCATGCTCAGCTTCTTTGAACAGTTCAGGAAAATCTACATCGGCGACCAGGTGCAAAAGTCCTCCAAG ctgTACCGGCGGCTGTCAGAGGTTCTGGGGCTGAATGATGAGACCATGGTACTCAGCGTCTTCATTGGAAAAAT CATCACCAATCTGAAGTACTGGGGCCAGTGTGAACCAATCACTTCCAAGACACTTCAGTTACTCAATGACCTCTCCATAGG gtacagcAGTGTGAGGAAGTTGGTGAAACTCAGCGCTGTTCAGTTCATGCTGAACAACCACACA AGCGAGCACTTCTCCTTCCTGGGCGTGAACAACCAATCAAACCTCAGCGACATGAGGTGTCGCACCACGTTCTACACCGCACTGGGACGCCTGCTGATGGTCGACctag gtgaggaTGAGGACCAGTTTGAACAATTCATGCTTCCCCTAACGGCGGCGTTTGAAGCAGTGGCTCAGATGTTCAGCACCAACACATTCAACGAGCAGGAGGCGAAGAGGACGTTGGTAGGACTGGTCAGAGACCTGAGAGGTATCGCTTTTGCCTTCAACGCCAAGACCAGCTTTATGATGCTCTTCGACTGGAT CTACCCAGCCTACATGCCCATCCTGCAGAGAGCTATAGAGCTCTGGTACCACGTACCAGCATGCACCACTCCTGTCCTAAAGCTCATGGCCGAGCTAGTCCACAACAG CCAGACAGCTGCTCTGCAAGGGGAGAGGAAAGAGCCAACAAGCTGGGTGTCATCTTTCAGTCAACG GTCACAGAGGTTACAATTTGATGTGTCATCACCCAACGGAATCCTGCTTTTCAGAGAAACCAGCAAGATGATCACCACCTATG gTAACCGTATCCTGACCATTGGGGAGGTGCCTAAGGACCAGATGTACAGTGTGAAGCTGaagggtgtcagtgtgtgtttctcCATGCTCAAGGCTGTGCTCTCTGGGAACTATGTCAACTTCGGGGTGTTCCGTCTCTATGGAGATGACGCACTGGACAACGCACTACAGACCTTCATCAAACTGCTGCTGTCCATACCACACAGTGACctgctg GACTATCCCAAGTTGAGCCAGTCGTTCTACAGTCTGTTGGAGGTGTTGACTCAGGATCACATGAACTTTATTGCTTCTCTAGAACCGCATGTCGTCATGTACATACTGTCATCTATCTCCGAGGGACTCACTGCACTGG ATACTATGGTGTGTACTGGGTGTTGTTCCAGTCTGGACCATATCGCCACCTACCTGTTCAAACAG CTGTCTCGCTCCACTAAGAAACGGCctgttgccatggcaacagaCGAACGCTTCCTACACATCATGCAGCAACACCCAGAGATGatccaacag ATGCTGTCCACAGTGTTGAACATCATAATCTTTGAGGACTGCAGGAACCAGTGGTCCATGTCCAGACCTCTACTGGGCCTCATCCTGCTCAACGAGAAG tattttGCAGACCTGAGGAACAGCATTGTGAACAGCCAGCCTCCAGAAAAGCAGCAGGCCATGCATCTCTGCTTTGAGAACCTGATGGAGGGGATAGAACGCAACCTGCTAACCAAGAACAGAGACAG GTTCACCCAGAACCTCTCGGTGTTCCGGAGGGAGGTGAACGACAGCATGAAAAACTCTTCATACGGAGTCAACACCAATGACATGATGAGCTGA